Sequence from the bacterium genome:
TGTTTTATACCCGATCCGATATATCTTAAAGGGTATACGAGATAACGTCATTCTAGCCTAGAAGGTAATTGTCCATGCGTTATTACACGCGAAATCAATCATCGTATCAGTTTATTGGCGGCGATTATCCTGCGGTAAAAATGCTGCTGATACTCAATTTTATCGCTTATTTACTCCAATGGTTACTTTCAATCACGGGCGGGGAGAACTTTGTATATAATTATCTTGCCCTCTCTCCAAGGATATGGGAAGGACAGATCTGGCAGCTGGTGACCTATATGTTTCTGCATGCCGATGTCTGGCACATGTTGTTTAACATGCTGGCGCTGTGGCTTTTTGGAAAAGAGCTTGAAATGACTTGGGGATCCAATGAGTTTCTCAAGTATTATTTCATTTGCGGAATAGGCGCCGGTCTGACCTTTTTGTTATTTTCCAAAGGCGTGGTCATTGGCGCATCCGGGGCTGTCTTTGGCTTACTCCTTGCTTTTGGAATGACGTTTCCTGATCAGATCATTCTCATGAGCCTTATTTTTCCGATCAAGGCAAAATACATGGTCATTATTTACGGCGTCATTACTTTCATGAATATTGCAAATCCTTCCGGCGATGGAGTTGCACACTTTGCTCATCTCGGCGGTATGGTATTCGGACTTATATATCTAAAAAAAGAGTGGTTCGTTTTTAAGGCGAACCGCACAAAGATGGAAATTAAACCTAGACGAAGTGAGAGCAAGGAATTAAGGCCGTTGCCTCCGCGAGAGGATCGCAGTGAGGCAATGAGAAGCAAAGTGGATAGTATTTTGGATAAGATCAACGAAGTTGGATATGATCATCTGACAAAAGAAGAAAAAGAGATTCTGCTCGAAGCAAGCCAACACTTGTCCAATTCAG
This genomic interval carries:
- a CDS encoding rhomboid family intramembrane serine protease, coding for MRYYTRNQSSYQFIGGDYPAVKMLLILNFIAYLLQWLLSITGGENFVYNYLALSPRIWEGQIWQLVTYMFLHADVWHMLFNMLALWLFGKELEMTWGSNEFLKYYFICGIGAGLTFLLFSKGVVIGASGAVFGLLLAFGMTFPDQIILMSLIFPIKAKYMVIIYGVITFMNIANPSGDGVAHFAHLGGMVFGLIYLKKEWFVFKANRTKMEIKPRRSESKELRPLPPREDRSEAMRSKVDSILDKINEVGYDHLTKEEKEILLEASQHLSNSDRPNIKH